The Candidatus Binatia bacterium genome includes the window GACGCGGACCGGGTCGAGCGCATGCTCGGTGTCCATCGTGCGCCGAGCATCGGACGCCGCACCACCGCGCACCTGGTCGGCGACCCGGTCGCGCTGCGCAACCAGCTCGTGCTGGGAAAAATTCGCACGAACGGGTCGGTCGAGAGCGTCAGCGTCGGCGTCGCGCACAACGGCGAGCTCGCGGCGCTCTGTAGCTGTCAGGGCCTCGGCCAGGAGCCGCCGTGCGAGCACGTCGCAGGGCTGCTCGACGAGATGGCGGCGTCGCCGGCGCTGCGCGAGCGCTTGCTGCGCGAGAGCAGCGCCGAGGAGACGCAGGCCGCCGCGCCCGCCGCGCCCGATCTGCCCCGCGCGCTCTCGATCGCGCGTCGCCACGGGATCGACCTCGAAGCCGCCCGCGCCGCCGTGCCGCGTCGCACGAGCCTCCTCGACACGACGTTCGCCGCCTGGCGTCGACGCGGCGCCCTGCGCCCGCTCGGCGCGGCGTCCTTCCTGATCGCCGTCGAGCGCGGCGACGAGGACCTCGAGGCGCCGGCGCGACTGCGCGTGCGCGTCCAGCCGCAGGGCGAGCGCCAGCCGTTCGGCCCCGACGACCTCGAAGGACGCCGGCTGCCGGCGCACGAGTGGCGTCTCTTCGAGCCGCTGCGGCGCGCGCCCGAGGGCGGCCGCGACTTCGTCGCCGAGGGCGAGGACGCGGCGCTGTTCCTCGACCGCATCGCCGAGGCCGGCTTGACGCTGCACGACTTCGACGGAAACGAGACGCTGACCCTGCTCGCGCAGCCCGTGCGCCCTGCCCTGCGGCTGCGCCCGGCGACCGACGAGGACGTGCGCGCGAACGAGCTTTTGCAGATGCGCGCCGACGAGGTCGCCGAGGAGCAGCTCAAGGTCCGCCGCGCCTGGCTCGAGTACAACACCGGCGGTCGCCCGATCGACGAGCCGGCGTTCCGCGCGCTGCTCGGCCTGCCGTCGGCCGAGGCTGCGGCGTCCCGCTTCGAGCGCGGCTTCGTGCTCGAGGCGGTCTGGCGGCCGACGCGTCCGGGCGGCGCGATCGCCGACGAGGGCGCGCCGGTGCCGTTCACCGAGACCGTCCTGCTGCGCGGCGCGACCGGCTGGGTGTTCTTCCCGGAAGCGCGCTGCTTCGCGCGCGTCGCGCACGACGTCGGTCCGATCGCGCTCGCGCGCCTCGCCGCGCACCCGCAGGTGCTGGTCGAGCCGGCCGACGTGGCGCGCGTGCCGGCGCTGCTGCACGAGCACTTCCAGAGCGAGGGCGTCGCGCTGCCGTCGCGCGACGAGCTCGGGCTGCCGCCGCTGCCGGTGCCGAGGATCGTGCTGCGCGTCACCGGCGCGGTGTTCGCGGTCGAGGCGACGCTCGAGGCGCACTACGGCGAGCGCGTGATCGTGCTGACGCCGGCGAGCTGCGCGACCATCGAGGATCCCGAGCGCAACGCCGAGCTCGAGCGCGCCGCGGTCGACGTGGTGAGCGCGACCGTGCTCGAGCTCGCGCGCCGTCCGCGACGGCGCCGCGCGAGCGTCACGCCGCCCGACACCGAGACCTGGCGCGCGCAGGGCGACGAGGCGGTGTTCTTCTGGACGCACGACCTGCCGCGTCTCGTCGCCGAGACGTCGGCCGGCGGACCGCTCACCGAGGTCGTGGTGCCGCCGGCGCTGCGCAACGTCACCGCGCGCCCGCCGCTGCAGGCGACGCTCACCGCCGACGCCGCGCGTCCCGGATCGATCGTCGTCGCGCTGCGCTACGCCGCGGACGGCATCCCGGCCGACGTCGAGGAGATCCGTCAAGCACTGGCGGCGAAGCGCCGCTGGGTGCGCCTCACCGACGGCAGCGTCGCCGAGCTGTCGCAGAAGGTCGCGGCGCTGGTCGCGGCGACGCAGGACACGCTCGGCAACTCGCTCAGCGCGGAGGTGCCGCGTCACCTGCTCGGCGAGGTCGCGGCGTGGAGCGAGCTCGCGGAGAACGTCGAGCTCGACGAGCTCTTGTCGAGCTGGACGCGACGCCTGCGCGAGCTCGCGTCGTCGCCGACCGCCGAGCCGATCCCCGGTCTGCAGGGCGACCTGCGCAGCTACCAGAAGGTCGGCGTCGCCTGGCTGCAGCTCCTCTCGGAGCTCGGCACCGGCGGCATCCTCGCCGACGACATGGGTCTCGGGAAGACGATCCAGACGCTCGCGCTGCTCGCCTGGCGACGCGCGCGCGACGGCAGCATGCCGAGCCTGGTGGTCGCGCCGACCTCGGTCGCACCGAACTGGATCCGCGAGGCGGAGCGCTTCGTGCCCGGGCTGCGCACGGTGCTGCTGCACGGGCTCGGTCGCCACGCGCGCTACGAGGACGTGCCCAACGTCGACCTCGTCGTGACGACGTACGCGCTCCTGCGCCGCGACGTCGAGCGCCTGCGCGACATCCGCTTCCGCTACGTGATCCTCGACGAGGCGCAGCAGATCAAGAACCACGCCGCCGCGACGACCGCGGCGGCGAAGTCGCTCGCGGCAGAGGCGCGCCTCGCGCTCACCGGCACGCCGATCGAGAACCGTCTGCTCGAGCTGTGGTCGATCCTCGACTTCGTGAACCCGGGCATGCTCGGGAGCTGGCGGAGCTTCTCGCGGCGCTACGAGCGTCCGGTGATGGCGAGCCTCGGCGAGCTCGCGGGGCCGGCGGGCGACGAGGACGAGGACGCGGAGGCGGTCGCGGCGCAGATCGCGCTCGAGCAGGAGGCCGCTGCCGCCGAGGCGGCGGCGCTGCGCGCGCGCATCCGACCGTTCGTGCTGCGGCGCACGAAGGCCGACGTCGAGAGCGATCTGCCGCCGAAGATCGAGACCGACGTCGTGGTCGAGATGACGCCGGCGCAGCATCGCGCCTACGCGGCGCTCGTCACCGCGACGCGCGAGGACCTCTCACGCCGCATCGCGCGCGACGGCTTCGAGAAGAGTCGGATGGTGGTGCTGACGGCGCTGCTGCGCCTGCGCCAGATGGCGTGCGACCCGCGGCTCGTCGACCCGCGCTACCGCCCGCAGGACTCGGCGAAGCTCGAAGCGTTCCGCGAGCTCACGTCCGAGGTGATCGCGAGCGGCAGACGCGCGCTGGTCTTCAGCCAGTTCGTCGAGCTGCTCACCCTGCTGCGCCAGGATCTGAACGAGCGCGGCATCGAGTACGCCTACCTCGACGGCCGCACGCGCGACCGCGCCGCCGTGCTGAACAGCTTCACCGAGGGCACGATGCCGCTCTTCCTGCTGAGCCTGCGCGCGGGCGGCACCGGCATCAACCTCACCGCGGCCGACGTCGTCATCCACCTCGACCCGTGGTGGAACCCCGCGGTCGAGGAGCAGGCGACCGATCGCGCGCACCGCATCGGGCAGCGCAAGACGGTGTCGGTCTACCGCATCATCGCGGCGGGGACGATCGAGGAAGCGATCCTGCGCCTCAAGCGGCAGAAGCGCGCGCTCGCGAGCAGCGTGATCGACGACGACCGCGGCTGGATCGAGCAGCTCGGCGAGAGCGAGGTCGCGGAGCTGCTCGGGCTCAGCTGAAGCTGCTTCGGC containing:
- a CDS encoding SNF2-related protein, coding for MSDLAPLQDWLPDLDADRVERMLGVHRAPSIGRRTTAHLVGDPVALRNQLVLGKIRTNGSVESVSVGVAHNGELAALCSCQGLGQEPPCEHVAGLLDEMAASPALRERLLRESSAEETQAAAPAAPDLPRALSIARRHGIDLEAARAAVPRRTSLLDTTFAAWRRRGALRPLGAASFLIAVERGDEDLEAPARLRVRVQPQGERQPFGPDDLEGRRLPAHEWRLFEPLRRAPEGGRDFVAEGEDAALFLDRIAEAGLTLHDFDGNETLTLLAQPVRPALRLRPATDEDVRANELLQMRADEVAEEQLKVRRAWLEYNTGGRPIDEPAFRALLGLPSAEAAASRFERGFVLEAVWRPTRPGGAIADEGAPVPFTETVLLRGATGWVFFPEARCFARVAHDVGPIALARLAAHPQVLVEPADVARVPALLHEHFQSEGVALPSRDELGLPPLPVPRIVLRVTGAVFAVEATLEAHYGERVIVLTPASCATIEDPERNAELERAAVDVVSATVLELARRPRRRRASVTPPDTETWRAQGDEAVFFWTHDLPRLVAETSAGGPLTEVVVPPALRNVTARPPLQATLTADAARPGSIVVALRYAADGIPADVEEIRQALAAKRRWVRLTDGSVAELSQKVAALVAATQDTLGNSLSAEVPRHLLGEVAAWSELAENVELDELLSSWTRRLRELASSPTAEPIPGLQGDLRSYQKVGVAWLQLLSELGTGGILADDMGLGKTIQTLALLAWRRARDGSMPSLVVAPTSVAPNWIREAERFVPGLRTVLLHGLGRHARYEDVPNVDLVVTTYALLRRDVERLRDIRFRYVILDEAQQIKNHAAATTAAAKSLAAEARLALTGTPIENRLLELWSILDFVNPGMLGSWRSFSRRYERPVMASLGELAGPAGDEDEDAEAVAAQIALEQEAAAAEAAALRARIRPFVLRRTKADVESDLPPKIETDVVVEMTPAQHRAYAALVTATREDLSRRIARDGFEKSRMVVLTALLRLRQMACDPRLVDPRYRPQDSAKLEAFRELTSEVIASGRRALVFSQFVELLTLLRQDLNERGIEYAYLDGRTRDRAAVLNSFTEGTMPLFLLSLRAGGTGINLTAADVVIHLDPWWNPAVEEQATDRAHRIGQRKTVSVYRIIAAGTIEEAILRLKRQKRALASSVIDDDRGWIEQLGESEVAELLGLS